From the Pseudodesulfovibrio indicus genome, the window CCCGCCGACGATCGAAACGCCCGCGCGCTCCCGCCGAGGGGCCTCCTCCCGCATAACGCCGGGCATCAACGACAGGAAGCATCGTTCCACACGACACCCGAAAGGAGTTGGCACCATGAACACCCCGATCGCACTCGGCCTGCTGGCCGGACTGATACTCAGCGTCGCCGTCCTGGCATACCCCTGCGCGGCCTCGGCCTGCAGCCGGGCTACCTATCTCGGCCCGGACCAAATCGTCATCACCACCCGCTCGAACGACTGGAAGGGCTCCCAGCACTCGAACATCTGGATCTACCCCAAGGGCATTGAGCGGAACGGCAGCGCCGGTCCCGATTCCCTGCAATGGACTTCGAAATACGGCAGCGTGACGGTGGCCGGATGGGACGTGACCACCATTGACGGCATGAACGAGGCGGGCCTGGTGGCCAACGTTCTCTATCTGGCCGAATCCGACTACGGGAAGCCCGTTCCCGGCGGGAAGACGCTGTCCCTGTCGGCCTGGGGCCAGTACGTGCTGGACAGCTTCGCCACCGTGGACGAGGCGGTGGAGGCCCTGCGGCAGTCGCCTTTCTCCATCGTCGCTCCCAGCACGCCCGACGGCCAACCCGGCACGGCGCATCTTGCCATCAGCGACCCGAGCGGCGATTCCGCGATCTTCGAGTACCTCGACGGACGCCTGGTCATCCACCACGACCGCCGCTATCAGGTCATGACGAATTCCCCGGCCTTCGATCAGCAACTCGCCCTGACGGCCTACTGGGACGCCATCGGCGGCACCACCATGCTCCCAGGCACCAACCGGGCCAGCGACCGCTTCGTCCGCGCCTCCTTCTACATCAAGGCGATTCCCCAGACGAGCGACATCAACGAGGCCCTGGCCAGTGCCTTCGGCGTGATCCGCAACGTTTCCGTCCCCCTCGGCATCACCACGCCGGGACAGCCCAACATCAGCTCCACCCAATGGCGCGCGGTCTCGGACCAGAAAAACAGGGTTTACTACGTCGAATCTCCGCGCAGCCCTTACCTGATCTGGATCCCCCTGGCCGAGATCGACTTTTCGGCCTCGGCCCCGGTGCGCAGGATCGGCCTCACCGAGGGGTCCGTGCTGATGGTCGACGGCAAGCCCTACGCCGGGAACGCCGCCAAGCTGGGCGAAGCGACCCGGCCGTTCGCCTTCCTGAAGGCCGTGGCCAAGTAAGCCCCCGAGCCGAATCCGTCCCACACTCCACAGCACCAGGAAAAAGGGAAGATCCGCCCGGCGGACCTTCCCTTTTCTGTTCCCCGTTCCCGGCGGTTATTCCATTGCCGGCCCGAGAACCCCTGCGGTCGGCCCGATCTCCCGGGCCGCCCCCGCGCTATTTCACGTATCCCCATTGCTTCAGCCGCGAATAGGCGTGCTTGGCCTGATCGCCCTGGTTCACCTGCTGGAGGAACTTGTAATACTCCTCGGCGGCC encodes:
- a CDS encoding linear amide C-N hydrolase, producing MNTPIALGLLAGLILSVAVLAYPCAASACSRATYLGPDQIVITTRSNDWKGSQHSNIWIYPKGIERNGSAGPDSLQWTSKYGSVTVAGWDVTTIDGMNEAGLVANVLYLAESDYGKPVPGGKTLSLSAWGQYVLDSFATVDEAVEALRQSPFSIVAPSTPDGQPGTAHLAISDPSGDSAIFEYLDGRLVIHHDRRYQVMTNSPAFDQQLALTAYWDAIGGTTMLPGTNRASDRFVRASFYIKAIPQTSDINEALASAFGVIRNVSVPLGITTPGQPNISSTQWRAVSDQKNRVYYVESPRSPYLIWIPLAEIDFSASAPVRRIGLTEGSVLMVDGKPYAGNAAKLGEATRPFAFLKAVAK